From Pangasianodon hypophthalmus isolate fPanHyp1 chromosome 10, fPanHyp1.pri, whole genome shotgun sequence:
CTCAAGATAAgccatgtctctgattaagatgcgtCTCCTCTGATGTCCTCTGTGTGAAACAAAAACCCTTTAATGGATTTTAAagtgaattattaattaatgaatagtgtcagatttctgtgttaaatataCAGATTTACAGCTAAATCATGATCTTCAGAGTGACATGTTGTGGTTATATTAAACTGTCAGAAGGTGGCGCTGGACTGaacgctgctcctcactcgagccgaaATCACGCAGGAAACATGCGCTTAAGATCAAGATCAGAACTgagcgtaactgagacacgcccctgttttagacaaactccgcccccatgtgcgtaactctcacgtaacttctgaatagcgctTACGTCTGGAGCTACGACTGGagttacgtctgaggtctgaatgtGTGAAtctgatgtgtgtaatttcagtattaaatgcTTTCTGCGTGATTAACTCACCTGGTGAGAACATACGGAGTAAAACATACGACGAAGGTCCCAATGAAGCTGCTGACCTTTCGTGAAGCTCTTTGTCGccgtttctttttttcttccagatAGCGCTGTCGAACACTGCGCAAAAAGAAAGCGAGAGTACATTTTTATCcttttgtagttacatttaatgttcgtgaagcaagttagttcctgttctcacttccgttatagcagctataaacagtcgttccctcagcagcctctctttattctctctcttcaagttaaaaaaaacacagctctgtcctgaaaatgtcgtAAATCTTAGCTGTAGGTGACTAATACTTGATGGAGAAGATTTGTGCTTGTTCATGTTCCAAATGaattaatgcaaaaatgttctttttctttaaaaagtgaACACATTCTGGTCACAATAACTGAAAATCTTGAAGCTAATTTGACTGACAGATAAattactgtagttactgaataacaaTAATTCTGTACGTCACTGTGAGTAATGGTGTCTAGTGCACAGAATATTATGGGATAGCACGGGTTCTGAAAGTGAAGTCTGGTGTCTCCTGGTGTTTCGTTACAGTGTTGGAAATccatcatcattaacattaaaactaaaCTCGGAaataaaggtactaaactgtacttttccttatCGCTGTGGTGCAGTAGGATAGCGAGAGGACATGTTTTATACCCTTAGTGTATATCTTTTgcctttaaaatgattaaaggtGCATAATGActctaattaaaggtacactgCACACCTTCCCAGGTACaggatacacactaaaggtacgaGACATGCTCTCTCGATGATGACGAGGACAATTACAGTTAGTTACCTTCATCATGAGTTCATCAGTTAATAACCCCAAAACAATTCACAGTAGAAGTAATGTGAGCTTGATCCTAATGTGTTGTCAGTGCAAAGCTCAggaagaaaaaatagaaaaatatactctaaaatattgcacataattatgtatataaaataattgtgtACTGTGCgtgatttatttgaaatgttttatacagtatggcgTTTGAAATGCAGCCAGTCGGTGTGTTACCTGGGATGGAGGTCGATGAGCAGCACGAGCGTCTGCATGGTGACGACGTCGATGCGCTTGCAGTGCGAGCGCGCCACACGCAGCACCTCTAGATACGCGACGCTCAGCACAACAAGCGCGAACAGGTAGGTGAGGACGTGCGACAGCAGTGTGTAGGCGATGAATAACGTGCTCTCGCTGACTCCAGCGCACAGTGTGCACGAGGCGTAGGGCTGATGGTAACCCACCCAGGACAGGCAGGTGGCCACGGCGGCGAAGCACGAGGCGTACAGCCAGGCGGCGGCGAGTGTGAGCACGGCTTCACGGCGGCGCACGGATGAGCAGTAATGCAGCGGGAAGACGACCGCGAGCCAGCGGTCCGCACTCAACGCCGCCACGCTCAGCATGCTGTTAGCGCTCAGGACCGTGTCCAGGAAACCCACGAGCTGGCACAGCGAGGCGCGTGAGCCGACGTCGGCCTGCAGCAGCCGCTGCTCTCTCCCACTCACGAGTGCCACTGCAGTAGCAGGCATGCATGAGGAGGCGAGCAGCAGGTTGCACACGCTCAGGTTGACCACGAACACGGCCGGCGCGTGCCGGCGAATCTCCGCACTCCACAGGAAGCACACCAGCACGAGCGCGTTGGACACCAGCGACACCACGCTGATCACAACCAGGAGCGCGGAGAGCACGAGATCCGGCACTGCTGCGTGTGTCATGGAGGCACTTTACATCAGGGACAGAAGCAATGAGATGGTGCCAGATCtgttctgcgtgtgtgtgtgtgtgtgtgtgtgtgtgtgtgagagagatagagagtgtgtatgagttcGTTAGTGCACCAGTTTTGGCACACGTGCAGAAGTTCTCTCATGTAAGATTAATTGTATATGTTGGATGTTAAACTCCCTCTGACTCTGTTATACTGTCACGCAACTGTAAACTGTTCGCACGTGACCCACAGACTAAACCACGTCATCGAGCTGAAACGCCACAGCGAGTTTCCACAGCGTCCACAGTGTggagtctacacacacacacacacacacacacacacacacacagagaattaCAGAATTAATTCAACAGCGTAGGTGTTATTGACGTCCTGAAAGATTTAATTCAACACAGAGGTTCTGTTTCACAGTCCAGGTGTTCAGGAAGTTAAACTGTGACTCTGTGGACGTTCATTAATGCGGCTAGATATTAGTTTGTGACACTGTAGATGTTTATTAACAATGCTGGATTAATTTGCAAAGCCGTAGACACTCATTAATGTGGCTAGATATTAGTGACACTGTAGATGTTAATTGTGCACTGAACAATTAAACTTTTGCTGTATAGTGTCACTGTTCAGGTGTTCTAGGATGTTAATTCATCAGGTAATAAGTAATACTTTGAAAAGACTTTAACCCAAGCTGCTTAATAATCTTTAGAGGATTATAAACAACTCAAAACAGTGAATTAAATGTCTGATAAATTCACCtacttcccacacacacacacactctgatttcATGACCTCTCTGAGTTGTTGGCATGTGGATCCTGAGCATCGAAGACTTCCAAAGACCTGAAGaacttttctccttcttcttcatcactcAGGCTGTAGATAGAAGGAGAAGGAGCCACGGAAACATTTCCTTCTGTCTATCTTCCCATCAGTAAACCTTCCACAGTAAATACAGAGAGCCACATGTACATGCAGCAACAAATATCACATCTAATATCTTGACTCTGCTTGGATTTGATGCCTTGGCACTCAGTATTCGCTCAAAATCAACTTTGACGCACATTTTGCTAATCTTTTCAAAGCAGGAACAATAAGATGTTCCCTCACATGTGACAAAGCAAAGACGTGACTCactagttccagtgaaggagcaGCTAATTATTTGGGTGGGATATCCAGAGCTGTGTAAGACAACTGTAAAGACaagccatgatttttttttttttttagaaaaaaggaCATCAAACTATTTTTTGTCCAACCTAAAATAGCCACATGCTCTGGAGCTCTATGATGAGGCTGAACTTGCTGTTAAATTGTCAAGAGTCTCATGTACACTGTTTTTTCTCCAATCTTCTCCAATGGACCACCAAAgccagaacctttttttttttgttttgtttgagaCGTAGAAACATGCAGAATGACCTTTCTGTATGAATGATCTGTTTTAAGATGCACCTTGACGATGTAGCACTGCTTCAACCTCATGGTAAAAGCGCTTAGCATTCGTATACCTTTGCAATGATGGAAATGCAAAACGCAGATCATCTGAAGACACCCTAAGGGCATTGCTCAAGGTGGTGCAGGTATTCCACctcacaaacattcacaccACCCCAATGCCCAGcttcctccactggcttcctgtagctgcacGCATCAGATGCTCACCTACAAAGCTAATAACAGACCTTCACTTACCTTCTGAGCCACGAGCATGACTTAAATCAAAGCACCGTTCCTCAAGGACAAGAAAAACCGGCATCCAGactcttctcttctgttctgcactcaggtggtggaatgaacttccctgAGCAGCTGAGTCATGAAGAATGAACACTCACCTCTTCTTGACTTGTTTTTACATCTGTACTGTTCCCCCAGACTAACATCTgtctaacagggttttagcttgatggtTTTCTTAGACcttgaaatatttttactacagacctgccaaccccagaaataaataatgaacagtCCCAGCAAGGGGCGTAAAAATGCAGTACACAACATACAGTAAATTTTTGGTATAGTCCTTATACAAAGCTAAGTGTTAGCTATGTAGAATACACACTGATACATTAacgaactcaaaacattctccatttgccgtgacagaaagcgaggatGCCGAGTCAGAGCGTCACTCAGGAGGGAGAATCAAATCAAGACAAGCGCACTGACTAAAGCGTTACTAATCTAAGATGGAGGAAGAGGGTGGGGCTTCCATGGAGTCAATTAATATCAGAAGTTCAAAACAACTACACAAGTGTCAATCATTCGAAATTCATATGTCGCTTGCCTCATCTGCTATTttaattggggggaaaaaagaagactgctcttCATGCCTCTGCCACTAGGCGGAggtgttatattttttatttttttctgtccatgtgACCGTCTGAGATTCTCGATTCTCGAGCGAGAGAactcaagaacaagtggttgaatgtttgtaggatttacaTGGAATTAGCATTGTAGCccgcagatgaactgattagagtTTGGAACTGATCCAAGCAGGGTCACGGTCACAGCATGACCAAATgcctgaaatagtttttcttcactaGCTTCCTTTATGTTTGTAACATTGAGATGTTTAATAAGATGATTAATAAGATGATCTGGTTTGTTATTTCGAAAATCTCTTTTACATATTCGAGGTGAGATGGGACAATATCCTCAGGAGACATAGTGGGCTTTATGTGGAAAATAATATCTCTTAAAAATGGAAGGGAAACAGGATGGAACTCTGGACCAGGTGAGAACTTGTTAGCTAGACCTTTACAATGCAGCCTGATGTTCTCTAGTTTGCTTATAAAAAGGATAGGAAGTTCTCACAGGTTTTGAGGGACATCTCAAGGTCCTGACAGACTGCGGGGGTTTGAGTACTGAGTTAATAGTATTGGAAAGGACTTTAGGTCTACGGctattttttattctataatgTATGCGAAATAATTTTCCCTAGTGGTTTTCAGTGCATtctggaaggtttttttttaaatttcgtAAGATATCTGGAGCTTATCTTTCTTCTACTTAAGCTCTGGAGTTAAGGATGGTGGAGcaagctgaattaaaaagagtTGTTCCGCACTTAACTGGTATGAAGCATCCATGATAGACCTTTGCCTGAGGAGTATTTAGATAAACGTCTGAGGAGATTAACATCCTGGAAGAAACCCGGCCTGAAGAACTTGGACACATGGAATACAAGTATGTgagcaaaaagaaataaatgaataacccCCCCACTGCTTTCTGGATTCCACAGTGAGTCATAAacaactattaaaaataaacatttcaaaaaaagaatttcaacaAATGATTCATCTGTGAATAAAGATGTCTAATAGTCCCAGAGGAAGATCGCACACTGACAAGCAGCTTCTCTGATTGGCCAGATCAGTCCATGATATCACCGAGGGTCACTAGAAGGATTTCCAGTGTAAgcgttaccatggcaactgAGGACCTCAGTAATGACCTTGGGAAAAtcttgacgtgtgtgtgtgtgtgtgtgtgtgtgtgtgtgggtgtcacCACTACCGGTGGAGATCCTCTGCTAGTGACCCGGACATGTGTTGCTGTATTCTTTTGTCTCTCTCGGTTTtcagttgtgtttttagttgttttttttttataacatacATGGTGATCATTGCATGAAGTACGCTCCTGACACTTGCTGCTTAGGAACTTCTTAAAATTTGCCAAAGATCTCCAGAGGGCTGGAGAACACAACCACACTGACGGGGTAACACAACCACACTGACGGGGTAACACAACCACACTGACGGGGTAACATAACCACACTGACGGGGTAACAGACCCACACTGACAAGATAACATACCCCCACTGACGGGGTAACAGAATCCAACTGACGGGGTAGCAGACTGACATTGACAGGGTAACAAACCTACATCAATGGGGTAACAGACCCACACTGATGGGGTAACACATCCACATTGACAGGGTAACACAACCACATTAACCATACTGACGGGGTAACACAACCATACTGACGGGGTAACACAACCATACTGACGGGGTAACACAACCATGTTTACAGGGTAACAGATCCACATTTATGGGGTAACAGACCAATATTTATAGGGTAACAGACCCACACTGAGGGGGTAACAGACCCACACTGAGGGGGTAACAGACCCACACTGAGGGGGTAACAGACCCACACTGATGGGGTAACAGACCCACACTGAGGGGGTAACAGACCCACACTGAGGGGGTAACAGACCCACACTGATGGGGTAACAGACCCACACTGAGGGGGTAACAGACACACTGAGGGGGTAACAGACCCACACTGAGGGGGTAACAGACCCACACTGAGGGGGTAACAGACCCACACTGAGGGggtaacagacacacactgaggggGTAACAGACCCACACTGATGGGGTAACAGACACACTGAGGGGGTAACAGACACACTGAGGGGGTAACAGACCCACACTGAGGGGGTAACAGACCCACACTGAGGGGGTAACAGACCCACACTGAGGGGGTAACAGACCCACACTGAGACACAAAGTTTGTGCTGTGATTAacagcatacagagagagagactgttcaTAACCCTGACGTTTTACTTCTTTGTGTAAATCTGAGGCCGTGCTACGTATCTTCCAGGAGAGGGAACATTAGCGTCTGTGTGTATTTCACGACATCACATCA
This genomic window contains:
- the LOC113547723 gene encoding G-protein coupled receptor 26-like codes for the protein MTHAAVPDLVLSALLVVISVVSLVSNALVLVCFLWSAEIRRHAPAVFVVNLSVCNLLLASSCMPATAVALVSGREQRLLQADVGSRASLCQLVGFLDTVLSANSMLSVAALSADRWLAVVFPLHYCSSVRRREAVLTLAAAWLYASCFAAVATCLSWVGYHQPYASCTLCAGVSESTLFIAYTLLSHVLTYLFALVVLSVAYLEVLRVARSHCKRIDVVTMQTLVLLIDLHPSVRQRYLEEKKKRRQRASRKVSSFIGTFVVCFTPYVLTRVVELFISDPVNPYWGVLCKSLAYSKAALDPCVYSLPRHQYRKTCSDIINRFLKKPSATHHSTNRGILGNDEN